One Streptomyces sp. V4I8 genomic window carries:
- a CDS encoding ROK family protein, with product MRHVIALDVGGTGMKAALAGASGELLHQARRPTGRERGPDAVVEGILDFAAELRAYGEQRFGEPAAAAGVAVPGIVDEARGVAAYAANLGWRDVPLRQLLARRLGGIPVALGHDVRTGGLAEGRIGAGKGADRFLFVPLGTGIAGAIGIDGRVEAGAHGFAGEIGHIVVRPGGAPCPCGQRGCLERFASAAAVSEAWAAACGDPEADAADCAKAVASGDPNAVRVWQQAVDALADGLVTALTLLDPRTLIIGGGLAEAGETLFTPLRDAVRRRVTFQKLPEIVPAALGDTAGCLGAGLLAWDLLDQTDRTEVTP from the coding sequence GTGAGACACGTCATCGCCCTCGATGTGGGCGGCACCGGGATGAAGGCCGCCCTGGCAGGGGCGAGCGGCGAGCTTCTCCATCAGGCCCGCCGCCCGACCGGGCGCGAGCGCGGGCCGGACGCGGTCGTCGAGGGCATCCTCGACTTCGCCGCCGAGCTGCGCGCGTACGGCGAACAGCGCTTCGGCGAGCCCGCGGCCGCCGCCGGCGTCGCCGTCCCCGGCATCGTCGACGAGGCGCGGGGCGTCGCCGCCTACGCGGCCAACCTGGGCTGGCGGGACGTACCCCTGCGACAGCTGCTCGCGCGGCGGCTCGGCGGCATCCCCGTCGCCCTCGGCCACGACGTGCGCACCGGTGGTCTCGCGGAGGGCCGGATCGGCGCGGGCAAGGGCGCCGACCGTTTCCTCTTCGTGCCGCTCGGCACCGGGATCGCCGGCGCCATCGGCATCGACGGCCGGGTGGAGGCGGGCGCGCACGGCTTCGCGGGCGAGATCGGCCACATCGTCGTACGGCCCGGCGGGGCCCCCTGTCCGTGCGGGCAGCGCGGCTGCCTGGAGCGGTTCGCGTCCGCGGCGGCGGTGAGCGAGGCGTGGGCCGCCGCCTGCGGGGACCCGGAAGCGGACGCGGCGGACTGCGCGAAGGCCGTCGCGTCCGGCGACCCGAACGCCGTACGGGTCTGGCAGCAGGCCGTGGACGCCCTCGCCGACGGCCTGGTCACCGCGCTCACCCTGCTGGACCCGCGCACCCTGATCATCGGTGGCGGCCTCGCCGAGGCGGGGGAAACCTTGTTCACACCCCTGCGGGACGCCGTCCGGCGGCGGGTCACCTTCCAGAAGCTGCCGGAGATCGTCCCGGCGGCCCTCGGAGACACGGCCGGTTGCCTCGGCGCCGGCCTACTGGCCTGGGATCTCCTCGACCAAACCGACCGTACGGAGGTAACTCCCTGA
- the nagA gene encoding N-acetylglucosamine-6-phosphate deacetylase produces the protein MPTGTLKEGQVIVDGIRIADTAPENAHRIDLTGHWLLPGFVDIHNHGGGGASFTSGTTDDVVTGIHTHRLHGTTTLVASTVTGDMDFLTQRAGLLSELAEQGDIAGIHFEGPFISPCRKGAHSEELLRHPHPAEVRKLIDAARGHTTMVTLATELPGGLDSVRLLTEHGVIAAIGHTDATYEQTVEAIEAGATVATHLFNAMPPLGHREPGPIVALLEDERVTVELINDGTHLHPAALELAFRHAGADRVAFITDAMDAAGFGDGRYMLGPLEVEVADGVARLVEGGSIAGSTLTLDRAFKRAVTIDRLPVEDAVAALSVNPAKLLGRYDRIGSLEPGKDADLVVLDADFDLKGVMRRGEWVVDPQLG, from the coding sequence ATGCCGACGGGAACCCTCAAAGAGGGCCAGGTGATCGTAGACGGCATCCGCATCGCCGACACAGCCCCGGAGAACGCTCACCGCATCGACCTCACCGGCCACTGGCTCCTGCCAGGCTTCGTCGACATCCACAACCACGGCGGCGGCGGAGCCTCCTTCACCTCGGGCACGACAGACGACGTGGTCACCGGCATCCACACCCACCGCCTCCACGGCACCACGACCCTCGTCGCCTCCACCGTCACCGGCGACATGGACTTCCTCACCCAGCGCGCGGGCCTGCTCTCCGAACTGGCCGAGCAGGGCGACATCGCCGGCATCCACTTCGAGGGCCCTTTCATCTCCCCGTGCCGCAAGGGCGCCCACTCCGAGGAACTGCTGCGCCACCCGCACCCCGCGGAGGTCCGCAAGCTGATCGACGCGGCGCGCGGGCACACCACGATGGTCACCCTCGCCACCGAACTGCCGGGCGGCCTCGACTCCGTACGCCTCCTCACCGAACACGGCGTCATCGCGGCGATCGGGCACACGGACGCGACGTACGAGCAGACGGTGGAGGCCATCGAGGCGGGCGCGACGGTCGCCACGCACCTGTTCAACGCGATGCCGCCGCTGGGCCACCGGGAGCCGGGCCCGATCGTGGCCCTGCTGGAGGACGAGCGGGTGACCGTCGAGCTGATCAACGACGGCACCCATCTGCATCCGGCGGCGCTGGAGCTGGCGTTCCGTCACGCGGGCGCCGACCGGGTCGCGTTCATCACGGACGCCATGGACGCGGCCGGCTTCGGTGACGGCCGCTACATGCTGGGCCCGCTGGAGGTGGAGGTCGCCGACGGTGTGGCGCGCCTCGTCGAGGGCGGCTCGATCGCGGGGTCCACCCTCACCCTCGACCGCGCCTTCAAGCGCGCGGTGACGATCGACCGGCTGCCGGTCGAGGACGCGGTGGCAGCCCTGTCCGTCAACCCGGCCAAGCTGCTCGGCCGATACGACCGCATCGGCTCGCTGGAGCCCGGCAAGGACGCCGACCTGGTCGTTCTGGACGCCGACTTCGACCTCAAGGGCGTGATGCGCCGGGGCGAATGGGTGGTCGATCCCCAACTGGGGTGA
- a CDS encoding 1-phosphofructokinase family hexose kinase: MILTVTLNTALDITYRVRALRPHASHRISEVTERPGGKGLNVARVLAALGHEVTVTGFMGGATGRIVQERLTATPGVVDALVPVTGATRRTIAVVDEATGDTTQLNEPGPTVTPAEWSAFQKAYEDLLTSASAVALCGSLPPGVPVGAYAGLVRAARAAEVPVLLDTSGEALRRGVAARPDLIKPNADELAELTGSHEPSRATQDARRRGARAVVASLGSEGLLAVTPEGRWRATPPAHVHGNPTGAGDSAVAGLLSGLVENLPWPDRLTRAVALSAATVRSATAGDFDRGAYEKLLAQVSMTAA; this comes from the coding sequence GTGATCCTCACGGTCACACTGAACACCGCTCTCGACATCACCTATCGCGTCCGGGCGCTGCGGCCCCACGCGTCCCACCGCATCTCCGAGGTGACCGAACGTCCCGGCGGCAAGGGCCTGAACGTGGCCCGCGTGCTGGCGGCCCTCGGGCACGAGGTGACGGTCACCGGCTTCATGGGCGGCGCGACGGGCCGAATCGTACAGGAGCGGCTCACGGCCACGCCCGGTGTGGTGGACGCGCTGGTCCCGGTGACGGGCGCGACCCGGCGCACGATCGCCGTGGTCGACGAGGCGACCGGCGACACGACCCAGCTCAACGAACCCGGCCCCACGGTCACGCCGGCCGAGTGGTCCGCCTTCCAGAAGGCATACGAGGACCTCCTCACCTCGGCGTCCGCGGTGGCCCTGTGCGGCAGTCTGCCGCCGGGGGTGCCGGTGGGGGCGTACGCCGGTCTGGTGCGGGCCGCTCGCGCGGCGGAGGTTCCGGTGCTGCTGGACACCAGCGGCGAGGCACTGCGCCGGGGCGTCGCCGCCCGCCCGGACCTCATCAAGCCCAACGCCGACGAGCTGGCCGAACTCACCGGCTCCCACGAGCCGTCGCGCGCCACCCAGGACGCCCGTCGACGCGGGGCGCGTGCGGTGGTGGCCTCCCTGGGCAGCGAAGGCCTGCTCGCGGTGACCCCCGAGGGCCGCTGGCGCGCCACCCCACCGGCCCACGTCCACGGCAACCCGACCGGCGCGGGGGACTCAGCGGTCGCGGGCCTGTTGTCGGGCCTGGTGGAAAACCTCCCCTGGCCGGACCGCCTCACCCGCGCGGTCGCTCTGTCGGCCGCCACCGTACGGTCCGCGACCGCGGGCGACTTCGACCGCGGAGCCTACGAGAAACTCCTGGCGCAAGTGTCGATGACGGCAGCGTGA
- a CDS encoding peptidase inhibitor family I36 protein, with the protein MSLLKKSLTTVAMAGTLLSGVFATPAAAADPNTCPQGKVCGWSGKNRTGTRTVLSVTPGCETFTGARSVSNQTSYRIEFWHTAPGTGCGVGTKLVTLKPHTYSDDIRGTATGIGVYGS; encoded by the coding sequence ATGAGCTTGCTCAAGAAAAGCCTGACGACGGTGGCTATGGCCGGCACGTTGCTGAGCGGCGTTTTCGCCACACCGGCTGCTGCGGCTGATCCCAATACCTGCCCGCAAGGGAAGGTCTGCGGATGGTCGGGGAAGAACAGGACCGGGACCAGGACCGTCCTCTCTGTGACACCCGGCTGCGAAACCTTCACCGGTGCCCGGTCCGTCTCGAACCAGACGTCCTATCGCATCGAGTTCTGGCACACCGCCCCCGGCACCGGCTGCGGAGTCGGCACGAAGCTGGTCACTCTGAAGCCGCACACCTACTCGGACGACATCCGTGGCACCGCTACCGGGATTGGGGTCTACGGAAGTTAG
- a CDS encoding CBM35 domain-containing protein — protein MTSGNNGATTPEDDDPFGYLYADGQANGAQPPSGGGGYGYPGSVNRVRAVGQRQYGQQQATSPYGQIPQQQGAYGQPNAHYAAPETHPGGATTVQQQPGYSGGSGSGGGRGGPNTKGLLIGAIAVVAAVVIGISVAMLGGDDDPGDKGNEAQATPSQSESAASSPSASSSAASDVDLPAIDAKALQLEGGATTASDFKGAKADGGIYVTNFNSVGAKVVWTVNGIDKTGTYRLYVRYGIPGKDANATLLVNGTANTQPLNMENFGGTPEGDWEKGWQTTWANVNLNKGTNTITLACNEGNQCDAVLDQLWVQ, from the coding sequence ATGACGTCCGGCAACAACGGCGCCACTACGCCCGAGGACGACGACCCGTTCGGCTACCTCTACGCCGACGGGCAGGCCAACGGCGCCCAGCCGCCCTCCGGCGGCGGGGGCTACGGCTACCCGGGCTCGGTCAACCGCGTGCGAGCGGTCGGCCAGCGCCAGTACGGCCAGCAGCAGGCGACGTCGCCCTACGGCCAGATACCGCAACAGCAGGGCGCGTACGGCCAGCCGAACGCCCACTACGCGGCGCCGGAGACCCATCCCGGCGGGGCCACGACGGTCCAGCAGCAGCCCGGGTACAGCGGCGGCAGCGGATCCGGGGGCGGCCGCGGGGGCCCCAACACCAAGGGGCTGCTGATCGGCGCGATCGCCGTGGTCGCGGCGGTCGTGATCGGGATCAGCGTGGCCATGCTGGGCGGCGACGACGATCCGGGCGACAAGGGCAACGAGGCTCAGGCGACGCCGTCGCAGTCCGAGAGCGCGGCGTCGAGCCCCTCGGCCAGTAGTAGCGCGGCGAGCGATGTAGACCTGCCGGCGATCGACGCCAAAGCCCTGCAACTCGAAGGCGGTGCCACCACGGCCTCCGACTTCAAGGGGGCCAAGGCGGACGGTGGGATCTACGTCACGAACTTCAACAGTGTCGGCGCCAAGGTCGTCTGGACTGTGAACGGCATCGACAAGACCGGCACCTACCGGCTGTACGTTCGCTACGGCATCCCGGGTAAGGACGCCAATGCGACGCTCCTGGTCAACGGAACGGCCAACACCCAGCCCTTGAACATGGAGAACTTCGGTGGCACGCCCGAAGGCGACTGGGAGAAGGGCTGGCAGACCACGTGGGCGAACGTCAATCTGAACAAGGGCACCAACACGATCACGCTCGCCTGCAACGAGGGCAATCAGTGTGACGCGGTCCTCGACCAACTCTGGGTGCAGTAG
- the cdgB gene encoding diguanylate cyclase CdgB: METESEPYVRLATLRQLHQVMADMNTARSLADTLQTVADGVVTGLGYELACVNLVRPDGDLVVAAFSGNPAAEALITGRVGSRESWERRLSMGRHWGDLVFIPHTEGWILDDDDVPQWYTDGPAPRFEDEWHPSDRLFAPMHTPGVQGGACGELIGVLSVDRPRNGRLPGAWGREALQMYAFQAAIAISNARLRANMQRALVRLEREQQALRASEESFRQAFEYAPSGMAIAEMGGDQHGRILRTNDALCRLLGRPASAMRRYAFSDLVHPEDIGTLLRTSAEGGRAELRLGRRDGTYVWVSLRNSVVADAADGPRFLLTHVEDIEERKRRELQLAHRASHDSLTGLPNSAELRSRLSSRLCQRSSIPQALDSARAGGTPLGALEAVDSVDAAYGHPAYDANGHGFDFRPPVAAFDAYDHHVHTVAPVEGERDDGAKGLAVLFCDLDGFKSINDRFGHNAGDAVLIEVARRLSRAVRDGDTVARLGGDEFVILADGLGRADAQDLAVRLRNEIIQPIRAEGRAVRVGASFGIGWAHCGMTADEVLKSADERMYVEKRSRPKQHRRAG; the protein is encoded by the coding sequence ATGGAGACCGAGTCGGAGCCCTACGTCCGTCTTGCGACCCTGCGGCAACTGCACCAGGTCATGGCTGACATGAACACGGCCCGCAGCCTGGCGGACACGCTGCAGACGGTCGCCGATGGCGTCGTCACCGGACTCGGCTACGAGCTCGCGTGCGTCAACCTCGTACGCCCCGACGGCGATCTCGTCGTCGCCGCCTTCTCCGGCAACCCCGCCGCCGAGGCCCTCATCACCGGCCGGGTCGGCTCGCGCGAGTCGTGGGAGCGCCGGCTGAGCATGGGCCGGCACTGGGGCGACCTGGTCTTCATCCCGCACACCGAGGGCTGGATCCTCGACGACGACGACGTCCCGCAGTGGTACACCGACGGCCCCGCGCCCCGTTTCGAGGACGAGTGGCACCCCTCGGACCGCCTGTTCGCGCCGATGCACACGCCCGGCGTGCAGGGCGGCGCGTGCGGCGAGCTGATCGGTGTCCTGTCCGTGGACCGGCCGCGCAACGGCCGGCTGCCGGGCGCCTGGGGGCGCGAGGCGCTCCAGATGTACGCGTTCCAGGCCGCCATCGCGATCAGCAACGCACGTCTACGCGCGAATATGCAGCGGGCACTGGTCCGCCTCGAACGCGAGCAGCAGGCCCTGCGCGCGAGTGAGGAAAGCTTCAGGCAGGCCTTCGAGTACGCCCCGTCCGGCATGGCCATCGCCGAGATGGGCGGCGACCAGCACGGCCGGATCCTGCGCACCAACGACGCCCTGTGCCGTCTGCTGGGCCGCCCCGCCTCCGCGATGCGCCGCTACGCCTTCTCCGACCTCGTCCACCCCGAGGACATCGGCACCCTGCTGCGCACGTCCGCCGAGGGGGGCCGGGCGGAGCTCCGGCTCGGGCGCCGTGACGGTACGTACGTCTGGGTCAGCCTGCGCAACAGCGTGGTCGCCGACGCCGCCGACGGCCCCCGCTTCCTGCTCACCCACGTCGAGGACATCGAGGAGCGCAAGCGCCGCGAGCTCCAGCTCGCCCACCGCGCCTCGCACGACTCGCTCACCGGCCTGCCGAACTCCGCCGAGCTGCGCTCCCGTCTCTCCTCCCGCCTGTGCCAGCGCTCCTCGATACCCCAGGCGCTCGACTCCGCCCGGGCAGGGGGGACCCCCCTCGGCGCCCTGGAGGCGGTCGACTCGGTCGACGCGGCCTACGGCCACCCGGCCTACGACGCCAACGGCCACGGCTTCGACTTCCGGCCCCCCGTGGCGGCGTTCGACGCCTACGACCACCACGTCCACACCGTGGCCCCGGTCGAGGGCGAGCGGGACGACGGCGCCAAGGGCCTCGCGGTCCTCTTCTGCGACCTCGACGGCTTCAAGTCGATCAACGACCGGTTCGGGCACAACGCGGGTGACGCGGTTCTCATCGAGGTCGCGCGCCGTCTCTCCCGCGCGGTCCGCGACGGCGACACCGTCGCCCGGCTCGGCGGCGACGAGTTCGTGATCCTCGCCGACGGCCTCGGCCGCGCCGACGCCCAGGACCTCGCCGTACGCCTGCGCAACGAGATCATCCAGCCCATCCGGGCCGAGGGCCGGGCGGTCCGCGTCGGCGCCAGCTTCGGCATCGGGTGGGCACACTGCGGGATGACCGCGGACGAAGTGTTGAAGTCCGCCGACGAGCGAATGTACGTAGAGAAACGATCTCGTCCCAAACAACACAGACGCGCTGGGTAA
- a CDS encoding flavin reductase family protein produces the protein MPNTSPPAPPVTAVLPAARSASGHAEGVSNDEFRSAMSRLAAGVVLVTALEPPLDPDDPHAPAGEDVGMTATAFMSVSLDPPLVLVSLREGSRMDDLLAEQPLWAVSVLTESQRHIAGRFAMKGRVSDRLLFADIPYVRGLESGAPLVNGALATLECRTEQRVTAGDHTLVIGRVLSASLPSSDGGPLTYFRGRYRQLG, from the coding sequence GTGCCGAACACTTCCCCGCCCGCGCCGCCCGTGACCGCCGTCCTCCCCGCCGCCCGCAGCGCCTCCGGGCATGCTGAGGGAGTGAGCAACGACGAGTTCCGTTCCGCCATGTCGCGGTTGGCCGCGGGTGTGGTCCTGGTGACCGCGCTCGAGCCGCCGCTGGACCCCGACGACCCGCACGCGCCGGCCGGCGAGGACGTCGGCATGACGGCCACGGCGTTCATGTCGGTGTCGCTCGACCCCCCGTTGGTGCTGGTCAGCCTGCGTGAGGGGTCCCGTATGGACGACCTGCTCGCCGAGCAGCCCCTGTGGGCGGTCTCGGTCCTCACCGAGAGCCAGCGCCACATCGCCGGCCGCTTCGCCATGAAGGGCCGCGTCAGCGACCGCCTGCTCTTCGCCGACATCCCGTACGTCCGCGGCCTGGAATCCGGCGCCCCGCTGGTGAACGGCGCCCTGGCCACCCTGGAGTGCCGCACCGAACAGCGGGTCACGGCCGGCGACCACACCCTGGTGATCGGCCGCGTCCTCTCGGCATCGCTGCCGAGCTCCGACGGCGGGCCGCTGACCTATTTCCGGGGCCGGTACCGGCAGTTGGGCTGA
- a CDS encoding GNAT family N-acetyltransferase, with the protein MTSTPALRLEKITPGNFEAATGIRVRPEQEFAVSPVMQSLAEAYVHPAGVAWPRLIVDGDRPVGFLMAFLDIDWGGDGTLFRSGLWRLNIAAGEQGRGYGRFAVESVAAEIRRRGGSQLYVTWHPGPNGPEGFYLGLGFRPNGETSEGETVGVLELGRAGE; encoded by the coding sequence ATGACATCGACTCCCGCACTCCGCCTCGAAAAGATCACACCCGGAAACTTCGAGGCCGCGACCGGCATACGAGTCCGCCCCGAGCAGGAATTCGCGGTCTCCCCGGTGATGCAGTCGCTCGCCGAGGCGTACGTCCATCCGGCCGGCGTCGCCTGGCCCCGCCTGATCGTCGACGGCGACCGCCCGGTCGGGTTCCTGATGGCCTTCCTCGACATCGACTGGGGCGGCGACGGCACCCTCTTCCGCTCGGGCCTGTGGCGGCTGAACATCGCCGCCGGGGAACAGGGCCGCGGATACGGCCGGTTCGCGGTCGAGTCCGTGGCCGCGGAGATCCGCCGCCGCGGCGGCAGTCAGCTCTACGTCACCTGGCATCCCGGCCCGAACGGCCCCGAGGGCTTCTACCTCGGGCTCGGCTTCCGCCCCAACGGGGAGACCAGCGAGGGCGAGACCGTGGGCGTGCTGGAACTGGGCCGGGCGGGCGAGTAG
- a CDS encoding TerD family protein — protein sequence MAVSLSKGGNVSLTKEAPGLTAVTVGLGWDVRTTTGTDFDLDASAIAVNPTGKVYSDAHFVFFNNKQTPDSTIVHTGDNRTGEGAGDDEAINVNLAGLPADVDKIVFPVSIYDAENRSQNFGQVRNAYIRIVNQAGGAEIARYDLSEDAATETAMVFGELYRNGAEWKFRAVGQGYASGLVGIAQDFGVNV from the coding sequence ATGGCTGTAAGCCTGTCCAAGGGTGGCAACGTCTCGCTCACCAAGGAGGCTCCGGGCCTGACCGCCGTCACCGTGGGCCTCGGCTGGGACGTCCGCACCACCACCGGCACGGACTTCGACCTCGACGCCTCCGCGATCGCGGTCAACCCCACGGGCAAGGTCTACTCGGACGCCCACTTCGTCTTCTTCAACAACAAGCAGACGCCGGACAGCACCATCGTCCACACCGGTGACAACCGCACCGGCGAGGGCGCGGGCGACGACGAGGCGATCAACGTCAACCTCGCCGGCCTCCCGGCCGACGTCGACAAGATCGTCTTCCCGGTCTCGATCTACGACGCGGAGAACCGCTCGCAGAACTTCGGCCAGGTGCGCAACGCCTACATCCGCATCGTCAACCAGGCCGGCGGCGCCGAGATCGCCCGCTACGACCTGTCGGAGGACGCGGCCACCGAGACCGCCATGGTCTTCGGCGAGCTCTACCGCAACGGCGCCGAGTGGAAGTTCCGCGCCGTCGGCCAGGGCTACGCCTCGGGCCTGGTGGGCATCGCGCAGGACTTCGGCGTGAACGTCTGA
- a CDS encoding GNAT family N-acetyltransferase, whose product MILDSLTLTPDHDIPAPLLTELTALYASNRDFHALSGDFPDPDDIRPEQVAAALADELLVPEAEVLLARSEGRLVGIAVTLAHHPDPVDPDPWIGLLMVDATAHGRGFGRQLAALVEDRFRTAGRTAVRLAVLDNNPRALDFWTALGYETLGYGRDRRLDRACTVLRRPLTPPPASSPGADGA is encoded by the coding sequence GTGATTCTCGACTCGCTCACCCTCACCCCCGACCACGACATCCCGGCCCCGCTCCTCACCGAACTCACCGCCCTCTACGCCTCCAACCGCGACTTCCACGCGCTCAGCGGAGATTTCCCGGACCCGGACGACATCAGGCCGGAGCAGGTGGCCGCCGCGCTGGCGGACGAGTTGCTGGTCCCCGAGGCGGAGGTGCTGCTGGCGCGCAGCGAGGGCCGGCTGGTCGGCATCGCCGTCACCCTGGCCCACCACCCGGACCCGGTCGACCCGGATCCGTGGATCGGGCTGCTGATGGTGGACGCGACGGCCCACGGCCGGGGATTCGGCAGGCAGTTGGCCGCCCTCGTCGAGGACCGCTTCCGCACGGCGGGCCGCACCGCCGTACGCCTCGCCGTCCTCGACAACAACCCCAGGGCCCTCGACTTCTGGACCGCCCTCGGCTACGAGACCCTCGGCTACGGACGGGACCGCCGGCTCGACCGCGCCTGCACCGTCCTGCGCAGGCCGCTCACCCCGCCGCCGGCCTCCTCACCCGGCGCCGACGGCGCCTGA
- a CDS encoding M1 family metallopeptidase, which translates to MSRFAPVALTVTSALLVLTACGGGVQGTPGGSRVRDPYFPKAGNGGYDVTHYALDLAYDPDDRRLTGTAEITARAGKDLSAFDLDLKGMDVERVTVEGERARWSRNGQELVVRPHDELDKGETFRLTVRYAGTPQTITDADGSQEGWLPTVDGALALGEPMGSMAWFPGNHHPSDKASYDISVTVPEGLQVVSNGELADRSGDGDGGTTFHWRTAEPMASYLAALAIGDYDIRRSTVPVTGNSALPVYTAVAPSEEDSSREILSELPEIMEWAETNFGPYPFASTGAIIAREGAAGYALETQSRPVFPGAPGTGLFVHELVHQWFGNSVTPKSWRDMWLNEGFATYAEWLWEEDDGGDSAQETFDALYDHGEDDYEDLWSFPPAKPTSAAHISDDPVYQRGAMVIHKIRQTVGDDTFYDIVQGWAADHRHGNADTADFTAYVEEQAPDEDFDGIWEDWLYGDGKPAHP; encoded by the coding sequence GTGTCCCGTTTCGCGCCCGTTGCCCTGACTGTCACCTCCGCCCTGCTCGTCCTCACCGCGTGCGGCGGCGGCGTCCAGGGCACCCCCGGTGGCTCCCGCGTGCGCGACCCGTACTTCCCCAAGGCCGGCAACGGCGGCTACGACGTCACCCACTACGCCCTCGACCTCGCCTACGACCCCGACGACCGCCGCCTCACCGGCACCGCCGAGATCACCGCACGCGCCGGCAAGGACCTCTCCGCCTTCGACCTCGATCTGAAGGGCATGGACGTCGAGCGGGTCACGGTGGAGGGCGAGCGGGCCCGCTGGAGCCGCAACGGTCAGGAACTCGTCGTCCGTCCGCACGACGAACTCGACAAGGGCGAGACCTTCCGGCTCACCGTCCGCTATGCCGGCACCCCGCAGACCATCACCGACGCCGACGGCTCCCAGGAGGGCTGGCTGCCCACCGTCGACGGCGCGCTCGCCCTCGGGGAGCCGATGGGATCCATGGCGTGGTTCCCCGGCAACCACCACCCGTCCGACAAGGCGTCGTACGACATCTCGGTCACCGTCCCCGAGGGGCTCCAGGTCGTCTCCAACGGCGAGTTGGCCGACCGGTCCGGCGACGGCGACGGCGGTACGACGTTCCACTGGCGTACCGCCGAACCCATGGCGAGCTACCTCGCCGCCCTCGCCATCGGCGACTACGACATCCGCCGCTCCACCGTCCCCGTCACCGGCAACAGCGCGCTCCCCGTCTACACGGCCGTCGCCCCTTCCGAGGAGGACTCCAGCCGCGAGATCCTCTCCGAGCTCCCCGAGATCATGGAGTGGGCGGAGACCAACTTCGGCCCCTACCCCTTCGCCTCCACCGGCGCGATCATCGCCCGTGAGGGCGCCGCCGGTTACGCCCTGGAGACCCAGAGCCGGCCCGTCTTCCCCGGCGCCCCCGGCACCGGGCTGTTCGTCCACGAACTCGTCCACCAGTGGTTCGGCAACTCCGTGACGCCGAAGAGCTGGCGGGACATGTGGCTGAACGAGGGGTTCGCGACCTACGCGGAGTGGCTGTGGGAGGAGGACGACGGCGGCGACAGCGCGCAGGAGACCTTCGACGCCCTGTACGACCACGGCGAGGACGACTACGAGGACCTCTGGTCCTTCCCGCCCGCCAAGCCCACGAGCGCCGCGCACATCTCCGACGACCCCGTGTACCAGCGCGGCGCGATGGTCATTCACAAGATCCGTCAGACCGTCGGCGACGACACCTTCTACGACATCGTCCAGGGCTGGGCGGCCGATCACCGCCACGGCAACGCGGACACCGCCGACTTCACGGCGTATGTGGAGGAGCAGGCCCCGGACGAGGACTTCGACGGGATCTGGGAGGACTGGCTGTACGGGGACGGCAAGCCGGCCCACCCGTGA
- a CDS encoding pentapeptide repeat-containing protein yields MARRAMGEGGGPGRGGVKAARRPEVRLPPLEPFRGGELEPDGDYDGLEFREEDLTGQDGGGARFMDCALTGCALDETRLHHARILDSVLTGLRGVGTDLAESTLRDVELVDARLGGAQLHGAVLERVVIRGGKIDYLNLRKAKLRDVVFEGCVLVEPDFGGARLERVEFVDCAVKGVDLTGVTLVDVDLRGTAELDIARGVDRLSGAVISSGQLLDLAPVLAAQLGIRVEAE; encoded by the coding sequence ATGGCGAGGAGAGCGATGGGTGAGGGCGGCGGTCCGGGCCGGGGCGGCGTGAAGGCGGCTCGGCGGCCCGAGGTGCGGTTGCCGCCGCTGGAACCGTTCCGGGGCGGAGAGTTGGAGCCGGACGGGGACTACGACGGGCTGGAGTTCCGGGAGGAGGACCTCACCGGACAGGACGGCGGGGGCGCCCGCTTCATGGACTGTGCGCTGACGGGCTGCGCCCTGGACGAGACGAGACTGCACCACGCCCGGATCCTCGACTCGGTCCTCACGGGGCTCCGGGGTGTCGGCACCGACCTCGCCGAGTCGACGCTGCGGGATGTGGAGCTGGTCGACGCGCGGCTGGGCGGGGCGCAGCTGCACGGGGCCGTGCTGGAGCGGGTCGTGATCAGAGGCGGCAAGATCGACTATCTGAACCTGCGCAAGGCCAAGCTCAGAGACGTCGTCTTCGAGGGCTGCGTCCTGGTCGAGCCGGACTTCGGGGGCGCCCGGCTGGAGCGGGTGGAGTTCGTGGACTGCGCGGTGAAGGGGGTCGACCTCACCGGGGTGACTCTGGTGGACGTGGACCTGCGGGGGACGGCCGAGCTGGACATCGCGCGAGGGGTGGACCGACTGTCGGGCGCGGTGATCAGTTCGGGTCAACTGCTGGATCTGGCACCGGTGTTGGCGGCGCAGCTGGGGATCCGCGTGGAGGCGGAGTGA